The genomic DNA AGGACTATGGAGTGGCTTCTCTCACTACTATCCTTGATATGGTAAAAGTGATGACTTTTGCCTTACAGGAAGGGAGAGTAGCTATTCATTGTCATGCAGGACTAGGCAGAACAGGTAAAAATACTCAGTTTCAAGATCAATGAAAATCTTTTTCTCTGCAATGCAAAATTGTCCACACAGCCTATGAATTGTATTAGATTGTTTGATTCATATGTATGATGCATATGTGTAATGTGTATTCTGATACAAAGCAAGCACAAAACACTCATTGTTAACTGCTGCATGCATGTTTTTGcggtgtgcttccaagtcatttttgacttatggtgacactaacaCAAACatatcaaaggattttcttggcatgtttattcagagggggtttgccattgccattctttgaagctgagagagttgacttacccaaggacacccagtgaatTTTTATGCTTGagaagggaattgaacccttatctctagtcatagtccaacgctcaaactactgcaccatactggctctctgcaTGCCTACATTTATTTTCCAATGTTCTTTTCATGTGCCACACAACTCCCAAAATGTTCTTTGAGTTTAGTTAGCAGGTTGAGGACTTGGTATGAGAGCTTTTGTAAAGTGAAAaatgtcttgggggggggggggaacagaaaaTATAGCTAGAGATACTTGTCGAATTACCAAATCTTGTATTCCTTTTCAATTCTGCTCTGCTTCCCATGCTCatatttaaataaacaacaaaaaaacccagaacaCCTGTAGAGGTGCAGTTGTTTCTTAAGGCATGGGAGCATTCatctaacttttttaaaaaaatgataaacaTAAGTGTGACTCTCCCCACCTCTCTGTTGATATCACTGTTACCATTTTTATATCTTTTGGTTCATTACTATTGTTTGGCACTATGAGAAAAGATCACCATGTTTCTACAGTGATGTCATTTCCTGAGCAAGTAATAATCTAAttgcttcaaaatattttctcgttttattttttctttaaaaaaaacccttttgctgttgttgcctcCTTTAAAACAACTTTGTTCTGGCTTTTGAatactgttattttaaaattaaaattattttgctcTTAAAGTTATTGTGCCCATGTTTTtatggaaaataaattaattaatctttgtataaataaatatttgtattaaaaTATGATTACATACGGTAATCTTATACAGTTTACATAATTACATAATGATTACACAATCTTATACAGATTTCCTCAGTTTATGATTTTGGCTGTGATtagaaataaagagagagagaagatttaccattgttttcattttgttttctcttaACGAGttcatccattttttttcttttacttttcagGAGTTTTAATAGCTTGTTACTTAGTTTTTGCAACGAGAATGACTGCAGACCAAGCAATTCTTTTTGTCAGGGCAAAAAGGCCTAATTCTATTCAAACTAGGGGGCAGTTGCTATGTGTAAGAGAGTTTTCACAGTTTTTAATTCCACTAAGAAATGTGTTTGCATCCTGTGAACCCAAAGTACATGCAGTGACTCTTTCCCAGTACCTGATCCGGCAGCGGCATTTACTCCATGGTTATGAAAGCAGAAATCTCAAACATGTGCCAAAGCTTATTCATCTGGTTTGCAAACTCCTCTTGGATTTGGCTGAAAACCGGCAGATGATAGAACAGGAACTAGTAGATCTACCAGATCTCTCAGCTGAAATTGAGGAGACTGTTTCACAATTATCTTCTGCACAGCTTGAAAAAGAGTTAATTAGGCAAGACAGTGGTGCTTCAGAGCCATTCTCCCTCTCAGGATCAAATCCTCTCAATACCAATGACCATGAATGTGATTctctttggaggaggaggaacgtTGATTATCTTCAGCCTCTTAGACATTCACAAAGGCGCATGAGCTACAGTGACTCAGATTTAAGAAGAGCTGTGTTTGTCTCTGAGCAAGGAGAGACCCCCTGGTCAGTGCCTGTACAAGTGCCACACCGCAACAAGGAAAACCTGCAGAACAGTGATGACAACAATCAGGCTAATGCAGTTGAGTTAAACCAAGAACTCTTAATTCGTAGCACCTTTACTTTCTCAAGTCAGGGTAAATTTAATCTAGATAGAAAACGTAATTCTTCAGCTTGCCATAAAGTCAGATTTCCCAAAGAAGTTCAGCGTAGTAAAACCTATTCTTCAGGCCTTGCATGTCTTcagaatgaagaagaggaggaagaagaggatgaggatgaacTAAAAGCATTAAACTATAATTGTTCAAGAACAACTGATTTTTATAGTAAAAGAACGTGGTCCTCTGAGGACTCTGATTCCTCTAAAGCAGAGCATGACATCCATGATAATAGAGAGCCCTCTGAAATCCCCCATATTATTGTACAGTCAGAACTAACTCCGGATGGACGACGGGCTTTGGCAGCCAAAGCCCTTGCAGATATAAATGAATTTATGGAAGCCGAAATAGTGAAGCAAAAAGTGGAAATATGGCAGGTATTTTCATTAACTTCATGTACTTAAAGTAAAAACTTCTGGGAAATTAAAATGCCTATACCAACTTTACTTTCAGGGTGTGTCAGGTATTCTTTTGGATACTGAGGTAAAAAGAGGCATTTCTCCCATAGTATTCCATGTCTGTTGATTCTACTGACTCTACAAGTGTGCTATAAATTAGAAAAATAGATAGGGAGAAGACTGGACACAGGAGTGATTACTGTGCCATGTTCAAAGACTTCAGTAACAAGAAGCTAAGTCCATTATCCATGTTGTATGTTTTCCATATGGTTATGACATGCAAGAGTATTGGCTGTGCAAATAAGTTCTAATCTTGGACCTATAAAATATGAGTATACACTATTATGTCACTTTTAGTAGCAGCAGTGAATATTTCATTAACCTGCTATAGCTTCCCCTTTGATGGTTCTTCCAATCTTAGAAAAGATAAtatgggcccagtacagaccaccccaagagggtggtctgccggtgcctaGTTTTCTGACGGTGGAAaatgcagcggacaaaccgcgtggtttcccaccagcggaaaaagaacccgcaaaaagcagggttttttctgctgcagtaataataataataataataataataataataataataataataataataataataataataatatttgttttatttatataccactattccaaagatcatagcggtgaacagcaagtaagctaattagtaagTAAGTAAGCTAAGTAGCGCCGTAACAAGTgagccactggcgcactcattacgtaagtgccatCTGGACGCCGCACGGCACTTATGTAATGATGGCGTCACCCATCtctacagggcgccgccattttgatgccctcgtcacgtgctagggttgaggcatgtGTGGTCGGAgcacccttggccaacccctagcacgtgatgagggcgctccataggcccatctgtactgggccttggaCAACATTGGCTTATTTCAACCCATGGTCTAGAAGCTTCCTTCTGTTTATCAATAAGCACATAGGCCTGATACAAGCAattataatctttttttttttactattcttTATGGATATAAACTATGCATCCATGAGGTTCATGAAAAGGTTCATGAAAAGTGTTTCAGGCCCTCCTGTAGCCTAACACTAAAATTGGCATAACATTCTCAACAGGAACATTGAAAAAATTAATACAGCTCAATCCAAGAGCAGAATTACACATGGCAAGATCCCTAATTTTACATTTGCCTGAAATATTAAAGTGAGAGTGGAGCATGTATAAGGGAGCATTAATTTGGAAAGGGTGGGAATTAACTGTTTTGTACTTGCCAGTTCTCTCATGCAAAAATCCAAGGCATACTCTGGATGGCAGAGTGCCATTGGCTGACTGCCCAGATAGCCCTCCCACTTTGCATGAAGCACCTTATGCAGCCAGAGGCTGTGTGGTTGAATTCTTGCCCAAGTGCCTTACCCTTCAGGTTAATAGGGTCTCCTAAGAATTCATTGGCTGATGGGCTCTCAAATCTTAGAACTGTCCTGAACACAGACATgtttaatttctttgctgcccatcAGGGCCCATAAATTAGAAAATCTCCCTTGTTGAAGGAGTATTTTCTGAGTGGAATCTGTTGATAAGGATTAAGAATTCCATGTCTATTGATTCTCTCAACATATGGTTTCTGTTCCTTTATCCCCTTTCTCTTGGTAGCCACCAATTTGGGAAGAGTCCCTCTTCCAAGCATTATCCTCCTTGTGATCATAATAATGTGGCTAAAAATGATGGAGACCCCTCTCTCACATTCCCAGTGTGTTTCCACTTtccccattgtgtgtgtgtgtaatatctgGAAATGGGAGAACCTGTTTTACACACATTTTTTGTTTGCTGCCCTCAAgttaaccttgactcatggcgatcctgtggatgagacatctccaagagtccctGTCCTCCAATTCCTTGCCAAAATCCTGCAAGCCTTGCCTATAACCCCCCGATCAAGTCTATCTATCTGGTCTGTCATCTTCTgctcttctaccctctacctttcctagccttattgttttttctagtgatctgtacCTTCTCATTATGGAGCCAAAATATGGTAGTCTCAAcatgatcatcttagcttccaaacTGTTCAGgagcccatttgtttgttttcttggctatccatggtatcctaagtgcTCTTCtgcatcaccacatttcaaaggagctgattttctttctgtctgcttcctaccctgtccagctcttgcatccatacatggtaactgggaattcaatggcctgaacgattctggcTTTACTGCTAAGTTGTATGTCTTTGtttttcagtatcttttccagttctttcatagctgccctttctattccttttcttcttatttcttgactacattctccattctggtcagtatttgatcctagatatgggaattatttaactatttcaatttcctagtTGTCTCAATTGAATGTGTGTATTCCTtctgtggtcgttatttttgttttctttgtgttcaacatCAGAGATGCCTTCACACTTTCATCTTTGAACTTCCTTACTAACTGTTCCAGTTCCTTTATGTCTTCTGCTAATAGtagtgtgtcatctgcatatcttaggttgttaatgttgcttcctcctaactcctcctttttctgattcaaaTTCATCTTATGATGTTtccagcatataaattaaacaaatagggtaataggatgcagctttgcctgacccctttagctattgggaaccactctgtttctccaaattctgttctgacagtggcctgcTGTCCTGTGGGCGCTCCTGTAATTTATAATTCTGATTGCATAAGCCTCTAAATTACCAAGGACTTCACAATTTCCCCCTCCCATGTATAGATGACAGGAGGTAGGGGCATGGAGAGTACAGGACAAGAGGTATGTCTCTGCTCTCTTCTTCTGTTTGGGATTCCCCAGGGACAAGGGAATAATTGCCTAGAGCACAGCCCTGCAGGAAGACAGAGCAAGGGTTCACTGTTATCCTGCAGCAGATAATCATAGCATAAACTTAGATTGCTTTAATGCTTTGGAGATTCCAGATACCACAGAGCGTTTACTTAGGTCTGTTTCATCATTTTGCCAACATCTTTACTGGAAGAAAGATACTTAAAAATCGCTTATGTATAGCATAACTGTCCTTGCCAATCAGGCATTGTTGAAATAGTTCACCATGTTCTGGTATACTGTTTGTATTATAAAGATGTCAATTTTATGTTTATAGATCCAGTTTTGAAAACATTTCCAGGCAAACCTTTCATATTCCTCTAAAGAATCTGTTCTTAAGGTTGCACAATTCTGTATGTCAGCATTGTCCATCAGGAGCAAGCTGGTCGAACTCCATCATGGTTCATCCTAATTCTAGTGAATACTGTGTGGTATTGATTTAGAAGACTTTAGCCATTAAactgacatgtgtgtgtgtgcgtacacacacacacacacatatatataggattttctttttacttctgaGATAGCTTTTATTGCTACATTTTGGTTGTGTTATGATAGATCTGTGCTCTTAATAAAGTTCACTGTCTTTTTCAGTGTGATTATGATCTCATGAAAGATAAAACTAAAAGGGGCCTCTTTTTTTGCCAAAGTAATATAGTGTTCTGTCTTaacattactaagccaaagacaaTTTATAGAGAATTGACTTAGGTTTCTTTCTTCTGTCAGAAAGAACTAAATTCTCAGAATGGAGCCTGGGATAAAATATGTACTGAGAGAGATCCTTTCATCCTCAGTGGTTTGATGTGGTCATGGATTGAGCAACTTAAAGAACCTCTCCTAAACAAGCACGATGTTGATGTATTAGCAAAAAATAATGTAGACTCACAAGAAGCACTTAAATTGCTAGAAAAGGTAAGTCTTGCACAGTTTTTGTCCCTGGCATTTTATTCTATTTGCTATTTTATCCTTCTTGCATGTATGAAGATATGTGTGTTTTGTTCTTGCATTTGTGCATCCATGTATATTGTTATAGTAGAGGAGCAACATTTTGTTGTACAAATGCAACACATACAACTTGAAGAATGAATTGGGCGAACAGGCATACTTTTAATTTCCTGGCACATTTGACTTTTAAAGACTGAAGTAGAGCAGAACTTGTCTGTCTTTATGATCAGTGCATGGACAGTAGGAAGCACAAGCAGCTAGCTTAATGTGTtacctcctttttttttcatttaaccTATATATGAAGAGCCCTTCCATTTCATATTTTGTGTTTCAGTTACCACATATTCTTGTTCatgtttcatttatttacatTAGCCTTCTGTCTTTCATAAACTAATTGGCTTTTTCTTTATATGTGAAATATTTCTCTCCATTTTGTTTGAGAGATGTGTTGCCTCCtttgctgtttctttctcttaATCTAAACCCTGTTTATTCTCTCCCTTTGCTAAtacattttctttgtcttttccccGATATCATATAATAGATATGAGAGCACTGTGGTACATGCTACATTTCATGACATTGTCTTTATAGTGTTAACGAATTTTCAGTTACATATCTAGGAGCCATTAAAACAAGGGAGTAGCTCTTGCCCTGTATGTTAAGTGACAACTACAATGGGACagcattaaaaatgatttttcctCCCACTTATGtgggaggaatcatagaatcatagagttggaagagacgacaagggccatccaatccaacctcctgccatgcaggaactctcagtcagagCACCCcagatggccagcctctgtttaaaaacctccaaaggagactccagcactctctgagggattatgttccactgtcaaacagctcttcctaatgtttaagtggaatctcttttccaggagtTGCtcctgtc from Sceloporus undulatus isolate JIND9_A2432 ecotype Alabama chromosome 2, SceUnd_v1.1, whole genome shotgun sequence includes the following:
- the PTPDC1 gene encoding protein tyrosine phosphatase domain-containing protein 1 isoform X2, whose amino-acid sequence is MAAGVLLQNELPYRSLVTSSAYLSAMSSGRSRRPTAKYTKVGERLRHVIPGPMQCSMACGGRACKYENPARWSDQEQAIKGLYSSWITDNILAMSRPSTELIEKYNIIEQFQRCGIKTVINLQRPGEHASCGNPLEQESGFTYLPEAFMEAGIYFYNFGWKDYGVASLTTILDMVKVMTFALQEGRVAIHCHAGLGRTGVLIACYLVFATRMTADQAILFVRAKRPNSIQTRGQLLCVREFSQFLIPLRNVFASCEPKVHAVTLSQYLIRQRHLLHGYESRNLKHVPKLIHLVCKLLLDLAENRQMIEQELVDLPDLSAEIEETVSQLSSAQLEKELIRQDSGASEPFSLSGSNPLNTNDHECDSLWRRRNVDYLQPLRHSQRRMSYSDSDLRRAVFVSEQGETPWSVPVQVPHRNKENLQNSDDNNQANAVELNQELLIRSTFTFSSQGKFNLDRKRNSSACHKVRFPKEVQRSKTYSSGLACLQNEEEEEEEDEDELKALNYNCSRTTDFYSKRTWSSEDSDSSKAEHDIHDNREPSEIPHIIVQSELTPDGRRALAAKALADINEFMEAEIVKQKVEIWQKELNSQNGAWDKICTERDPFILSGLMWSWIEQLKEPLLNKHDVDVLAKNNVDSQEALKLLEKGKYHTILCILNCVVGLQTIPMDVEELLLDRAVKAFTKMSCDAEGGKYVYNILKNVFKQILEHQRKYSKEGSEKLL
- the PTPDC1 gene encoding protein tyrosine phosphatase domain-containing protein 1 isoform X1; its protein translation is MQGSPRKRLAVNIFSNFFQGRRHSSSDPLLRILQRRRSSVVEVLSTSTHRVMVAVSSVNPEELNAAFHDRKRRSRRPTAKYTKVGERLRHVIPGPMQCSMACGGRACKYENPARWSDQEQAIKGLYSSWITDNILAMSRPSTELIEKYNIIEQFQRCGIKTVINLQRPGEHASCGNPLEQESGFTYLPEAFMEAGIYFYNFGWKDYGVASLTTILDMVKVMTFALQEGRVAIHCHAGLGRTGVLIACYLVFATRMTADQAILFVRAKRPNSIQTRGQLLCVREFSQFLIPLRNVFASCEPKVHAVTLSQYLIRQRHLLHGYESRNLKHVPKLIHLVCKLLLDLAENRQMIEQELVDLPDLSAEIEETVSQLSSAQLEKELIRQDSGASEPFSLSGSNPLNTNDHECDSLWRRRNVDYLQPLRHSQRRMSYSDSDLRRAVFVSEQGETPWSVPVQVPHRNKENLQNSDDNNQANAVELNQELLIRSTFTFSSQGKFNLDRKRNSSACHKVRFPKEVQRSKTYSSGLACLQNEEEEEEEDEDELKALNYNCSRTTDFYSKRTWSSEDSDSSKAEHDIHDNREPSEIPHIIVQSELTPDGRRALAAKALADINEFMEAEIVKQKVEIWQKELNSQNGAWDKICTERDPFILSGLMWSWIEQLKEPLLNKHDVDVLAKNNVDSQEALKLLEKGKYHTILCILNCVVGLQTIPMDVEELLLDRAVKAFTKMSCDAEGGKYVYNILKNVFKQILEHQRKYSKEGSEKLL